A window from Fragaria vesca subsp. vesca linkage group LG5, FraVesHawaii_1.0, whole genome shotgun sequence encodes these proteins:
- the LOC101307987 gene encoding uncharacterized protein LOC101307987: MSCDTAKENASVVDSSVTERKEDMGNSDGPESSSHKGTEGVDPSKSEEVGHSHDRVWDSPARKKGKLYGTRYFIIKSLSHENIQLSIEKGIWATQVMNEPILEDAFHKSGKVILIFSVNMSGFFQGYAQMMSAVGWRRDNVWSQGSSRSNPWGRSFKVKWLRLNDLPFQQTLHLKNPLNEFKPVKISRDCQELSPDVGEALCELLDRHNDLNGMNSIDMDDFPSKRPCVEPPCSVAEEEYNMPPVHLSWSQTPMLYPSMLYQHQAETKGFHFANQKCNERRPASVLTEDDFLEMSYEEYLEVYGRSRKELYQPGSTSQKSSRSKVHEDDINSSYGSNRSCSRKRAHQSSHKQSQC; this comes from the exons ATGTCGTGTGATACTGCAAAGGAAAATGCATCTGTAGTGGATTCATCTGTTACTGAAAGGAAAGAAGACATGGGGAATTCAGACGGGCCTG AGAGTTCAAGTCACAAAGGTACTGAGGGGGTTGATCCATCTAAGTCAGAAGAAGTTGGGCACTCTCATGACCGTGTTTGGGATTCACCTGCAAGAAAAAAGGGTAAATTGTATGGTACAAGATATTTCATCATTAAGAGTTTGTCACATGAGAATATCCAATTATCCATTGAGAAAGGAATTTGGGCTACTCAAGTGATGAACGAACCAATTTTGGAAGACGCTTTTCAT AAATCTGGTAAAGTAATTTTAATATTCAGTGTCAACATGAGTGGATTCTTCCAAGGGTATGCACAAATGATGTCTGCTGTTGGATGGAGGCGAGACAATGTATGGAGTCAAGGAAGTAGTAGAAGTAATCCCTGGGGGCGCAGTTTTAAGGTCAAATGGCTGCGATTAAATGATCTGCCTTTCCAACAAACTCTTCATCTCAAGAATCCATTAAATGAGTTCAAACCTGTTAAAATTAGCAGAGACTGTCAG GAGTTGTCTCCAGATGTTGGAGAAGCGCTCTGTGAGCTTCTTGATAGGCATAATGATCTGAATGGCATGAACAG TATTGACATGGATGATTTTCCTTCTAAAAGGCCCTGCGTAGAGCCTCCATGTTCAGTAGCGGAAGAAGAGTATAATATGCCCCCAGTGCATCTCTCATGGTCGCAAACTCCCATGCTCTATCCTTCCATGCTTTATCAACATCAGGCTGAAACAAAGGGATTTCATTTTGCGAATCAGAAATGTAATG AAAGGCGGCCAGCTAGTGTTTTGACTGAGGATGATTTTCTTGAAATG TCTTATGAAGAATACCTAGAGGTCTATGGCAGAAGCAGGAAGGAACTGTATCAGCCT GGTTCTACATCACAGAAGTCATCCAGAAGTAAAGTGCATGAGGATGATAT AAACTCAAGTTACGGAAGTAACCGCAGCTGCTCAAGGAAAAGAGCTCATCAGTCATCCCATAAGCAATCACAATGTTGA